The proteins below come from a single Paroceanicella profunda genomic window:
- a CDS encoding ABC transporter permease, which produces MWRLEARREPSRSMLLLTPVLAVALTVIFGGALFAALGKDPVAAMQVIFIDPLFDPYSRSELMVKGAPLALIAIGLSLGFRAGIWNIGAEGQFIMGAVAASAVALAFYDVQGIWLLPLMLVAGTAAGAAWAMIPALLKTRFGANEILVSLMLVYVAEQFLIAMVSGPLRDPQGFNFPLSRSFHDSAVLPVLIEYTRVHVGVLVTLALVIAAQVLMSRHILGFRIRLSGEAPRAARFAGVDRAHVTWACMGISGACAGMAGMFEVAGPAQQLAPSLPVGYGFTAIIVAFLGRLSPPGIVLAAAIMALTYIGGETAQFALGIPAAANETFRGMLLFFLLGLDILVRYRIRPRRREVKA; this is translated from the coding sequence ATGTGGCGGCTTGAGGCCCGGCGCGAGCCCTCGCGCAGCATGCTCCTGCTCACCCCGGTGCTGGCGGTGGCCCTCACGGTGATCTTCGGCGGGGCACTCTTCGCCGCCCTGGGCAAGGACCCGGTGGCGGCGATGCAGGTGATCTTCATCGACCCGCTGTTCGACCCCTATTCGCGCTCCGAACTCATGGTGAAGGGCGCGCCGCTGGCGCTCATCGCCATCGGCCTGTCGCTGGGCTTTCGTGCCGGTATCTGGAACATCGGCGCCGAGGGGCAGTTCATCATGGGGGCCGTCGCGGCCTCCGCCGTGGCGCTGGCCTTCTACGACGTGCAGGGGATATGGCTGCTGCCGCTGATGCTCGTCGCCGGCACCGCGGCGGGTGCTGCCTGGGCGATGATCCCCGCCCTGCTGAAAACCCGCTTCGGCGCCAACGAGATCCTGGTGAGCCTGATGCTGGTCTACGTGGCCGAGCAGTTCCTCATCGCCATGGTCTCCGGCCCGCTGAGGGACCCGCAGGGCTTCAACTTCCCCCTGTCGCGCAGCTTCCATGACAGCGCGGTGCTGCCGGTGCTCATCGAGTACACCCGCGTGCATGTGGGCGTGCTGGTCACCCTGGCGCTGGTCATCGCGGCGCAGGTGCTGATGAGCCGGCACATCCTGGGCTTCCGCATCCGCCTCTCGGGCGAGGCGCCGCGCGCCGCGCGCTTCGCCGGGGTGGACCGCGCGCATGTGACCTGGGCCTGCATGGGCATCTCGGGCGCCTGCGCCGGCATGGCGGGCATGTTCGAGGTGGCGGGCCCGGCCCAGCAGCTCGCGCCCTCGCTGCCGGTGGGCTACGGGTTCACCGCCATCATCGTGGCCTTCCTCGGCCGGCTCTCGCCGCCGGGCATCGTGCTCGCCGCGGCCATCATGGCGCTCACCTACATCGGCGGGGAGACGGCCCAGTTCGCCCTCGGCATCCCGGCGGCGGCGAACGAGACCTTCCGCGGCATGCTGCTGTTCTTCCTGCTCGGCCTCGACATCCTGGTGCGCTACCGCATCCGGCCGCGCCGGCGGGAGGTGAAGGCATGA
- a CDS encoding ABC transporter permease: MDLSTLDPIALIVSLIIAATPLVLAATGELVTEKSGVLNLGVEGMMVFGAISGFAAAVETGSPWAGFLAAALGGAVLALLFGVMTQYLLSNQVATGLALTMFGLGLAALIGQPYSGVKPPSFPRLDIPGLGDIPVLGRLLFSFDAMVYLSVALVAAVWWFLTRTRAGMILRAVGENHDAAHSLGMKVVPIRLAAIAFGGACAGMGGAYLSLVRVPQWTEGMTAGAGWIALAIVVFASWKPWRVLVGAYLFGGVTILQLNTQALSLNPALPAGAGLIAVGLVWLGLSLRAGRPADLPLAALVLGVAALAFGLADPRFQIGSAWLSMAPYLVTILVLVVMSRDRTRAALNAPASLGRVFHVSG, translated from the coding sequence ATGGACCTGAGCACCCTCGACCCCATCGCCCTGATCGTGAGCCTGATCATCGCCGCCACGCCCCTGGTGCTGGCCGCCACGGGAGAGCTGGTGACGGAGAAATCCGGCGTGCTGAACCTCGGCGTGGAGGGCATGATGGTGTTCGGCGCCATCTCCGGCTTCGCCGCGGCGGTGGAGACCGGCAGCCCCTGGGCGGGCTTTCTCGCAGCCGCGCTCGGCGGCGCGGTGCTCGCCCTCCTCTTCGGGGTGATGACGCAATACCTGCTGTCGAACCAGGTGGCGACGGGCCTCGCCCTCACCATGTTCGGCCTCGGCCTCGCGGCGCTGATCGGGCAGCCCTACTCGGGCGTGAAGCCGCCCTCCTTCCCGCGGCTCGACATCCCCGGCCTGGGCGACATCCCGGTGCTGGGCCGGCTCCTCTTCTCCTTCGACGCGATGGTCTACCTCTCCGTGGCGCTGGTGGCGGCGGTGTGGTGGTTCCTCACCCGCACCCGGGCCGGGATGATCCTGCGCGCGGTGGGCGAGAACCATGACGCGGCGCATTCGCTGGGCATGAAGGTGGTGCCCATCCGCCTCGCCGCCATCGCTTTCGGCGGCGCCTGCGCGGGGATGGGCGGCGCCTATCTCAGCCTCGTGCGCGTGCCGCAGTGGACGGAGGGAATGACGGCCGGCGCCGGCTGGATCGCGCTCGCCATCGTGGTCTTCGCCTCCTGGAAGCCCTGGCGGGTGCTGGTGGGGGCCTACCTGTTCGGCGGGGTCACCATCCTGCAGCTCAATACCCAGGCGCTGTCGCTGAACCCGGCGCTGCCGGCGGGCGCGGGGCTGATCGCGGTGGGGCTGGTCTGGCTGGGCCTGAGCCTGCGCGCCGGGCGGCCGGCGGACCTGCCGCTCGCGGCGCTCGTGCTGGGCGTGGCGGCGCTGGCCTTCGGCCTCGCGGACCCGCGCTTCCAGATCGGCTCGGCCTGGCTCTCCATGGCGCCCTATCTGGTGACCATCCTCGTTCTCGTGGTGATGTCGCGAGACCGCACGCGCGCCGCGCTCAACGCCCCGGCCAGCCTGGGGCGGGTGTTCCACGTCTCGGGCTGA
- a CDS encoding BMP family ABC transporter substrate-binding protein produces MKLAATVLAAAAALALGASGVLAQAKDHVKVGFVYVGPVGDFGWSYQHDVARKAVEEKFGDKVETTFVESVPEGPDAERVIQQMARSGTDLIFTTSFGYMDQTVKVAKMFPNVKFEHATGYKRADNVSTYSSRFYEGRHVIGLIAGKMTKTNTIGYIASFPIPEVVRGINAAYLAAKSVNPDVKFKIVWVSTWFDPAKEADAAKALIEQGADIIMQHTDSPAAMTIAQENGILAFGQASDMKQFGPDAQLTSIMDHWDPYYISRVQAVLDGTWESTDTWGGFDTGMVQLAEFSDKIPEDVKKLAMDARDAIAAGTLHPFTGPINKQDGSPWLAEGEVADDGTLLGMNFYVEGIEGDLPK; encoded by the coding sequence ATGAAACTTGCAGCAACCGTCCTCGCCGCCGCCGCGGCGCTGGCCCTGGGCGCCTCGGGCGTCCTCGCCCAGGCGAAGGATCACGTGAAGGTCGGCTTCGTCTATGTCGGCCCGGTGGGCGATTTCGGCTGGTCCTACCAGCATGACGTGGCCCGCAAGGCCGTGGAGGAGAAATTCGGCGACAAGGTCGAGACCACCTTCGTGGAAAGCGTGCCCGAGGGCCCGGACGCCGAGCGCGTGATCCAGCAGATGGCCCGCTCGGGGACCGACCTGATCTTCACCACCTCCTTCGGCTACATGGACCAGACCGTGAAGGTGGCGAAGATGTTCCCGAACGTGAAGTTCGAGCACGCCACCGGCTACAAGCGCGCCGACAACGTCTCCACCTATTCCTCGCGCTTCTACGAGGGCCGGCACGTGATCGGGCTGATCGCCGGCAAGATGACCAAGACCAACACCATCGGCTACATCGCCTCCTTCCCGATCCCGGAAGTGGTGCGCGGCATCAACGCGGCCTATCTCGCGGCGAAATCGGTGAACCCGGACGTGAAGTTCAAGATCGTCTGGGTGTCCACCTGGTTCGACCCCGCCAAGGAGGCCGACGCCGCCAAGGCGCTGATCGAACAGGGCGCCGACATCATCATGCAGCACACCGACAGCCCGGCGGCGATGACCATCGCGCAGGAGAACGGCATCCTCGCCTTCGGCCAGGCCTCGGACATGAAGCAGTTCGGCCCGGACGCCCAGCTCACCTCGATCATGGACCACTGGGACCCCTACTACATCTCCCGCGTGCAGGCCGTGCTGGACGGCACCTGGGAATCGACCGACACCTGGGGCGGCTTCGACACCGGCATGGTCCAACTCGCCGAGTTCTCCGACAAGATCCCCGAGGACGTAAAGAAGCTCGCCATGGACGCGCGTGACGCCATCGCCGCCGGCACGCTGCACCCGTTCACCGGCCCGATCAATAAGCAGGACGGCTCGCCCTGGCTCGCCGAGGGCGAAGTGGCCGACGACGGCACCCTGCTGGGCATGAACTTCTACGTGGAAGGCATCGAGGGCGACCTGCCGAAGTAA